In Cottoperca gobio unplaced genomic scaffold, fCotGob3.1 fCotGob3_285arrow_ctg1, whole genome shotgun sequence, a genomic segment contains:
- the LOC115005241 gene encoding phosphatidylinositol 4-kinase beta-like codes for MEDTEPELPPSPSVSSSPSLSLPSTPSSCGPPQAVTPPLCVISEAAGELSLVIDAEVAQRACQEVLQKVKLTQVDGDGGDLQNGAGPETPAPLAVKPLKIREESDDPEGPAPGSVKSARRRQRHNPSKQSWLLRLFESKLFDVSMAISYLHNSKEPGVQAYIGNRLFSFLHEEVDFYLPQLLNMYIHMDEDVGDAIKPYVVHRCRQSISFSLQCAWLLGAYSSDMHISTQRHSRGTKLRKLILSDELKPAGPRARRDPLTLTPFCPVASPSAGPGPLGGEHGLSPSKRTHQRSKSDATVSISLSSNLKRTASNPKVASSQDEPVRLAPQREFIKSLMGIGKRLATLPTKEQKTQRLISELSLLNHKLPARVWLPTAAFDHHVVRVPHTQAVVLNSKDKAPYLIYVEVLECENFETSSIPIRIPENRIRSTRSVENLPDCGMTADQRAGSFSTVPNYDNDDEAWSVDDIGELQVELPEIHTNSCDNISQFSVDSITSLESKEPVFIAAGDIRRRLSEQLAVAPTTFKRDPEDPSAVALKEPWEEKVRRIREGSPYGHLPNWRLLSVIVKCGDDLRQELLAFQVLQQLKSIWEQERMPLWIKPYKILVLSSDSGMIEPVMNAVSLHQVKKQSQLSLLDYFLQEHGAPTTEAYLSAQRNFVQSCAGYSLICYLLQVKDRHNGNILLDAEGHIIHIDFGFILSSSPKNLGFETSAFKLTTEFVDVSSDG; via the exons ATGGAGGACACCGAGCCGGagctccccccctccccctccgtctcgtcctccccctccctgtccctcccctccaccccctcctcctgcgGCCCCCCCCAGGCCGTGACCCCCCCCTTGTGTGTAATCAGCGAGGCGGCGGGGGAGCTCAGCCTGGTGATCGATGCCGAGGTGGCCCAGCGGGCGTGTCAGGAGGTGCTGCAGAAGGTGAAGCTGACCCAGGTGGACGGAGACGGCGGCGACCTGCAGAACGGGGCGGGGCCGGAGACTCCCGCACCCCTCGCCGTGAAGCCGCTGAAGATCCGCGAAGAGTCGGACGACCCCGAGGGCCCGGCCCCCGGCTCGGTGAAGAGCGCCCGGCGGCGGCAGAGACACAACCCTTCCAAACAGTCGTGGCTGCTCCGTCTGTTCGAGTCCAAGCTTTTCGACGTCTCCATGGCGATCTCCTACCTGCACAACTCGAAGGAGCCCGGCGTGCAGGCGTACATCGGGAACCGGCTCTTCAGCTTCCTCCACGAGGAAGTGGACTTCTACCTGCCGCAGCTGCTCAACATGTACATCCACATGGACGAGGACGTCGGGGACGCCATCAAGCCCTATGTG gtgcaTCGCTGCAGACAGAGTATCTCCTTCAGCCTGCAGTGTGCCTGGCTGCTGGGAGCGTACTCCTCCGACATGCACATCTCCACCCAGCGTCACTCTCGAGGGACAAAACTGAGGAAGCTCATCCTGTCTGATGAACTCAAACCCGCGGGGCCTCGAGCCCGCAGAGACCCTCTAACTCTGACACCTTTCTGCCCCGTGGCGTCTCCCTCCGCCGGCCCGGGGCCCCTGGGAGGAGAGCACGGCCTGTCGCCCTCCAAACGCACGCATCAGCGCTCCAAGTCAGACGCCACCGTCAGCATCAGCCTGAGTAGTAACCTGAAGCGGACGGCCAGCAACCCGAAGGTGGCGAGCAGCCAGGACGAG CCGGTGCGTCTGGCTCCCCAGAGGGAGTTTATAAAGTCTCTGATGGGGATAGGTAAGCGTCTGGCGACGCTGCCGACCAAAGAGCAGAAGACGCAGCGTCTGATCTCTGAACTCTCGCTGCTCAACCACAAACTGCCGGCTCGAGTCTGGCTACCCACGGCCGCCTTCGACCACCACGTGGTGCGAGTGCCGCACACTCAGGCCGTCGTGCTGAACTCCAAAGACaag GCTCCGTACCTGATCTACGTGGAGGTGCTGGAGTGTGAGAACTTCGAGACGTCCAGCATTCCCATCCGGATCCCGGAGAACCGCATCAGGAGCACTCGTTCTGTGGAGAACCTGCCGGACTGCGGCATGACGGCTGATCAGAGAGCAGGCAGTTTCTCTACCGTCCCCAACTACGACAATGACGACGAGGCCTGGTCTGTGGACGACATCGgagagctgcaggtggag CTCCCAGAGATCCACACCAACAGCTGTGATAACATCAGTCAGTTCTCAGTGGACAGCATCACGAGTTTGGAGAGCAAAGAGCCGGTGTTCATCGCAGCAGGAGACATCAG GCGGCGTCTCTCGGAGCAGCTGGCTGTGGCTCCCACCACATTTAAACGGGACCCTGAGGACCCGTCAGCTGTGGCCCTGAAGGAGCCCTGGGAGGAGAAGGTCCG ACGGATAAGAGAAGGATCTCCTTACGGTCACCTTCCTAACTGGAGGCTGCTGTCTGTTATTGTTAAGTGTGGGGACGACCTGAGACAGGAGCTGCTCGCTTTCCaggtgctgcagcagctcaAG tccaTCTGGGAGCAGGAGCGCATGCCCCTCTGGATAAAGCCCTATAAGATCCTGGTGTTGTCGTCGGACAGCGGGATGATCGAGCCTGTGATGAACGCAGTATCCCTCCACCAGGTGAAGAAACAGAGCCAACTGTCTCTGCTGGACTACTTCCTGCAGGAACATGGTGCTCCGACCACCGAGGCCTATCTGTCCGCTCAGAGGAACTTTGTGCAGAGCTGTGCCGGATACAGCCTCATCTGTTACCTGCTGCAGGTCAAAGACAG GCATAACGGGAACATCCTGCTGGACGCTGAAGGTCACATCATCCACATCGACTTCGGCTTCATCCTCTCCAGCTCGCCCAAAAACCTCGGCTTCGAAACGTCTGCCTTCAAACTCACCACAGAGTTCGTGGACGTGAGTTCAGATGGTTAA